In one window of Burkholderia cenocepacia DNA:
- a CDS encoding putative 2-aminoethylphosphonate ABC transporter substrate-binding protein, translating into MNEVPVNKRLDAWAAGAARVALAAAVALGAAQAAHAKTSLLVYTALEDEAMKPYKDAFEKANPDIEIRWVRDSTGSVTAKLLAEKNNPRADVVLGLAASSLTLLDLQGMLMPYTPKGFDQLTRKYSDANTPPHWVGMDVWGATICYNRVAAQAKNLPKPTSWEDLTKPVYKGAIVMPSPVSSGTGYLDVTAWLQTFGDDKGWKFMDALDKNVAQYVHSGSKPCTLAGTGEFPIGISFEFRGHELQSQGAPIDLVFPKEGLGWDMEGTAIMKTTKQPDAAKKLADFMASKEANQITARWWAIVAYPGVARKLAGIPDNYSDLLVKNDFVWSAKNRQSILDTWQKRYGAKARQ; encoded by the coding sequence ATGAACGAAGTGCCGGTAAACAAGCGTTTGGACGCATGGGCGGCGGGCGCGGCCCGCGTCGCGCTGGCTGCGGCAGTGGCGCTCGGCGCCGCGCAGGCAGCGCACGCGAAGACGTCGCTGCTGGTCTACACCGCGCTGGAAGACGAGGCGATGAAGCCCTACAAGGACGCGTTCGAGAAAGCGAACCCCGATATCGAGATCCGCTGGGTGCGCGACTCGACCGGCTCGGTCACCGCGAAGCTGCTCGCGGAGAAGAACAACCCGCGCGCGGACGTCGTGCTCGGCCTCGCCGCGTCGAGCCTCACGCTGCTCGACCTGCAGGGCATGCTGATGCCGTACACGCCGAAGGGCTTCGACCAGCTCACGCGCAAGTACAGCGACGCGAACACGCCGCCGCACTGGGTCGGCATGGACGTGTGGGGCGCGACGATCTGCTACAACCGCGTCGCCGCGCAGGCGAAGAACCTCCCGAAGCCGACGTCGTGGGAAGACCTGACGAAGCCGGTCTACAAAGGCGCGATCGTGATGCCGAGCCCCGTGTCGTCGGGCACCGGCTACCTCGACGTCACCGCGTGGCTGCAGACCTTCGGCGACGATAAAGGCTGGAAATTCATGGATGCGCTCGACAAGAACGTCGCGCAGTACGTGCACTCGGGCTCGAAGCCGTGCACACTCGCCGGCACCGGCGAATTCCCGATCGGCATCTCGTTCGAGTTCCGCGGCCACGAACTGCAGTCGCAGGGCGCGCCGATCGACCTCGTGTTCCCGAAGGAAGGGCTCGGCTGGGACATGGAAGGCACGGCGATCATGAAGACGACGAAACAGCCGGACGCCGCGAAGAAGCTCGCCGACTTCATGGCGAGCAAGGAAGCGAACCAGATCACCGCGCGCTGGTGGGCGATCGTCGCGTATCCGGGCGTCGCGCGGAAGCTGGCCGGCATCCCCGACAACTACTCGGACCTGCTCGTGAAGAACGACTTCGTGTGGTCGGCGAAGAACCGCCAGTCGATCCTCGATACGTGGCAGAAGCGCTACGGCGCGAAAGCCCGGCAGTAA
- a CDS encoding amino acid ABC transporter ATP-binding protein: MIRLERIDKSFGAHRVLSGIDLALQPGSVTALIGPSGSGKSTLLRCVNLLEVPEAGALVVGDARIDFVPARRPSRDAVFAVRKQTGMVFQNFQLFPHLSVVQNVMEGLVTVQRWPRERARERALALLDKVGIADKADAWPATLSGGQQQRVAIARALAPSPQVLLCDEPTSALDPELSVEVVEVLRQLAREGTTMLMATHDLRLAASIAHDAVFLADGRIVEAGASRDLFGRPRDPRTAKFVATLAQGVPAF; this comes from the coding sequence ATGATCCGCCTCGAACGCATCGACAAGTCGTTCGGCGCGCATCGCGTGCTGAGCGGGATCGACCTCGCGCTGCAGCCGGGCAGCGTGACCGCGCTGATCGGGCCGTCCGGCAGCGGCAAGAGCACGCTGCTGCGCTGCGTGAACCTGCTCGAAGTGCCGGAGGCGGGTGCGCTGGTCGTCGGCGATGCGCGCATCGACTTCGTGCCGGCGCGCCGGCCGTCGCGCGACGCGGTGTTCGCGGTGCGCAAGCAGACCGGCATGGTGTTCCAGAACTTCCAGTTGTTTCCGCATCTGAGCGTCGTGCAGAACGTGATGGAGGGGCTCGTGACCGTGCAGCGCTGGCCGCGCGAGCGGGCCCGGGAGCGCGCGCTCGCGCTGCTCGACAAGGTCGGCATCGCGGACAAGGCCGACGCATGGCCGGCCACCCTGTCGGGCGGACAGCAGCAGCGCGTGGCGATCGCGCGGGCGCTCGCGCCGTCTCCGCAGGTGCTGCTGTGCGACGAGCCGACGTCGGCGCTCGATCCGGAGCTGTCCGTCGAAGTGGTCGAGGTGCTGCGCCAGCTCGCGCGCGAAGGCACGACGATGCTGATGGCCACGCACGACCTGCGCCTGGCCGCGTCGATCGCGCATGATGCGGTGTTCCTCGCCGATGGCCGCATCGTCGAAGCGGGCGCCTCGCGCGACCTGTTCGGCCGGCCGCGCGACCCGCGCACCGCGAAGTTCGTCGCGACGCTCGCGCAAGGCGTGCCGGCGTTCTGA
- a CDS encoding amino acid ABC transporter permease yields the protein MPAWLHLMAESLRPLLYAGLVFTVPLTLASFAIGLLLAFGTALTRLFGPRWAQAVVRFYIWLFRGSPLLVQLFVIFYGLPNVGIVLDPLTAAVIGFSLNVGAYNAEVIRGVIESMPKGQWEAAYSMSMTRAQALRRAILPQAARVALPALSNSFISLVKDTSLAAVLTVPEIFQAAQRIAAVTYEPLILYTEAALIYLLFSSVLSSLQRRLELRFGRHALFQAELR from the coding sequence ATGCCGGCCTGGCTGCACCTGATGGCGGAATCGCTGCGGCCCCTGCTTTACGCGGGGCTCGTGTTCACGGTTCCGCTCACGCTCGCGTCGTTCGCGATCGGTTTATTGCTTGCGTTCGGCACGGCGCTCACGCGGCTGTTCGGGCCGCGCTGGGCGCAGGCTGTCGTGCGGTTCTATATCTGGCTGTTTCGCGGCTCGCCGCTGCTCGTGCAACTGTTCGTGATCTTCTACGGATTGCCGAACGTCGGCATCGTGCTCGATCCGCTGACGGCCGCCGTGATCGGTTTTTCGCTGAACGTCGGCGCATACAACGCGGAAGTGATACGCGGCGTGATCGAGTCGATGCCCAAGGGGCAGTGGGAGGCCGCGTACTCGATGTCGATGACGCGCGCGCAGGCGCTGCGCCGCGCGATCCTGCCGCAGGCCGCGCGCGTCGCGCTGCCCGCGCTGTCGAACTCGTTCATCTCGCTCGTGAAGGACACGTCGCTCGCGGCCGTGCTGACGGTGCCCGAGATCTTCCAGGCCGCGCAACGCATCGCGGCCGTGACCTACGAGCCGCTGATTCTCTATACCGAAGCCGCGCTGATCTACCTGCTGTTCAGCTCGGTGCTGTCGTCGCTGCAACGCCGGCTGGAGCTTCGCTTCGGCCGCCACGCGCTGTTCCAGGCGGAGTTGCGATGA
- a CDS encoding 2-aminoethylphosphonate--pyruvate transaminase, translating into MTLAAPPILLTPGPLTTSERTRDAMLRDWGSWDGDFNAITARLRERLLRIVHGEGTHECVPLQGSGTFSVEAAIGTLVARDGHVLVPNNGAYCQRLAKICRVLGRRLTTIDYREDRRVDPADVERALAADPSITHVALVHCETGAGVLNPLHDIALVVAKHGRALIVDAMSSFGAIDIDARTTPFDAVIAASGKCLEGVPGLGFVIAKRSALERCEGNSHSLAMDLYDQWVYMQRTTQWRFTPPTHVVAALDAAVAQYVDEGGLAARGGRYQRNTHALIDGMRALGFRPFLDPAIQAPIIVTFHAPDDPNYDFKRFYQEVKKRGYILYPGKLTEVETFRVGCIGHFGEAGIPGAVAAIADTLRAMGVRRVSAEAAA; encoded by the coding sequence ATGACGCTCGCCGCCCCGCCCATCCTGCTCACCCCCGGCCCCCTGACGACCTCCGAGCGCACGCGCGACGCGATGCTGCGCGACTGGGGCTCGTGGGACGGCGACTTCAACGCGATCACCGCGCGGCTGCGCGAGCGCCTGCTGCGGATCGTGCACGGCGAAGGCACGCACGAATGCGTACCGCTGCAAGGCAGCGGCACGTTCTCGGTCGAGGCGGCGATCGGCACGCTGGTGGCGCGCGACGGCCACGTGCTGGTGCCGAACAACGGCGCATACTGCCAGCGCCTCGCGAAGATCTGCCGCGTGCTCGGCCGGCGGCTCACGACGATCGACTACCGCGAGGATCGCCGCGTCGATCCGGCCGACGTCGAGCGCGCGCTCGCCGCCGATCCGTCGATCACGCACGTCGCGCTCGTGCACTGCGAAACCGGCGCCGGCGTGCTGAATCCGCTGCACGACATCGCGCTGGTCGTCGCCAAGCACGGGCGCGCGCTGATCGTCGATGCGATGAGCTCGTTCGGCGCGATCGACATCGACGCACGCACGACGCCGTTCGACGCAGTGATCGCCGCGTCCGGCAAATGCCTCGAAGGCGTGCCCGGGCTCGGCTTCGTGATCGCGAAGCGCAGCGCGCTCGAACGCTGCGAAGGCAACAGCCATTCGCTCGCGATGGACCTGTACGACCAATGGGTCTACATGCAGCGCACGACGCAGTGGCGCTTCACGCCGCCGACGCACGTGGTCGCCGCGCTCGACGCGGCCGTCGCGCAATACGTCGACGAAGGCGGGCTCGCCGCGCGCGGCGGCCGCTACCAGCGCAACACCCACGCGCTGATCGACGGGATGCGCGCACTCGGCTTCCGGCCGTTCCTCGATCCCGCGATCCAGGCGCCGATCATCGTCACGTTTCATGCGCCGGACGATCCGAACTACGACTTCAAGCGGTTTTATCAGGAGGTCAAAAAGCGCGGCTACATTCTGTATCCGGGCAAGCTGACCGAAGTGGAGACGTTCCGCGTCGGCTGCATCGGCCATTTCGGCGAAGCCGGCATACCAGGCGCCGTCGCCGCGATCGCCGACACGCTGCGCGCGATGGGCGTGCGCCGCGTATCGGCCGAAGCGGCGGCCTGA
- a CDS encoding putative 2-aminoethylphosphonate ABC transporter permease subunit: protein MSTVLTERRRGASAPADVRQITHWHDRLAQFALVAMAALMSLFLLLPLALVVQKCFVDADGRFVGAHNFVEYLEDSGVLRSMLHSLTVGALVTMIVVPMAFTFAYALTRSCMPLKNAARTIALLPLLAPTLLSAVSFIYWFGNAGLLKPLLHGHSIYGLPGIVLSMVYASFPHVLMILVTALSLADGRLYEAADAMGTRRIRKFFTITLPGAKYGLISATMVAFTMCINDFGVPVVIGGSYNVLSTDIYKLIIGLQDFNRSAVVSLMLLCPALVAFGVDYFIRRRQQSQLGARSTPYQPKPSRGFDAAMLAYCALVCAFFIAVVGISVFASFVKFWPYRMTLGLQHYEMGLIGAGIFDAYKNSLRMAATVAIGGTIVVFGGAYLIEKTRGARWLRGFISLCAILPMGVPGLVLGISYIFLFNAPGNPLNGLYGSLWLLAIVTVVHYYASSHLTAVTALRQIDGEFEAVSASLKVPFYKTFLRVTVPVCLPAILLIARYLFVNGMTTVSAVAFLYSPDTQPASVAILNLDDAGQMGPAAAMATLVLATSSFACVLFACISHRLLRRTQAWRHPHRR from the coding sequence ATGAGCACCGTCCTGACCGAGCGCCGCCGCGGCGCGTCCGCCCCCGCCGACGTGCGGCAGATCACGCACTGGCACGACCGCCTCGCGCAATTCGCGCTCGTCGCGATGGCCGCGTTGATGTCGCTGTTCCTGCTGCTGCCGCTCGCGCTCGTCGTGCAGAAATGCTTCGTCGACGCGGACGGGCGCTTCGTCGGCGCGCACAACTTCGTCGAGTATCTGGAGGACAGCGGCGTGCTGCGCTCGATGCTGCATTCGCTGACGGTCGGCGCGCTCGTCACGATGATCGTCGTGCCGATGGCGTTCACGTTCGCGTATGCGCTGACGCGCTCGTGCATGCCGCTGAAGAACGCCGCGCGCACGATCGCGCTGCTGCCGCTGCTCGCGCCGACGCTGCTGTCGGCCGTGTCGTTCATCTACTGGTTCGGCAATGCGGGGCTCCTGAAGCCGCTGCTGCACGGCCATTCGATCTACGGGCTGCCGGGCATCGTGCTGAGCATGGTGTACGCGTCGTTCCCGCACGTACTGATGATCCTCGTCACCGCGCTGTCGCTCGCGGACGGCCGGCTCTACGAGGCTGCCGACGCGATGGGCACGCGCCGCATCCGCAAGTTCTTCACGATCACGCTGCCCGGCGCGAAGTACGGGCTGATCAGCGCGACGATGGTCGCGTTCACGATGTGCATCAACGACTTCGGCGTGCCGGTCGTGATCGGCGGCTCGTACAACGTGCTGTCGACCGACATCTACAAGCTGATCATCGGGCTGCAGGATTTCAACCGCAGCGCGGTCGTGAGCCTGATGCTGCTGTGCCCGGCGCTCGTCGCGTTCGGCGTCGACTACTTCATCCGCCGTCGCCAGCAGTCGCAACTCGGCGCGCGCTCGACGCCGTACCAGCCGAAGCCGTCGCGCGGCTTCGACGCCGCGATGCTCGCGTACTGCGCGCTGGTGTGCGCGTTCTTCATCGCGGTGGTCGGCATCTCGGTGTTCGCGTCGTTCGTGAAGTTCTGGCCGTACCGGATGACCCTCGGGCTGCAGCATTACGAGATGGGACTGATCGGCGCCGGCATCTTCGACGCTTACAAGAACAGCCTGCGGATGGCCGCGACGGTGGCGATCGGCGGCACGATCGTCGTGTTCGGCGGCGCCTACCTGATCGAGAAGACCCGCGGCGCACGCTGGCTGCGCGGCTTCATCAGCCTGTGCGCGATCTTGCCGATGGGCGTGCCGGGGCTCGTGCTCGGCATCAGCTACATCTTCCTGTTCAACGCGCCCGGCAATCCGCTGAACGGGCTGTACGGATCGCTGTGGCTGCTCGCGATCGTCACGGTCGTCCACTACTACGCGTCGAGCCATCTCACCGCGGTGACCGCGCTCAGGCAGATCGACGGCGAGTTCGAGGCCGTGTCCGCGTCGCTGAAGGTGCCGTTCTACAAGACCTTCCTGCGCGTCACGGTACCCGTGTGCCTGCCCGCGATCCTGCTGATCGCGCGCTACCTGTTCGTCAACGGGATGACGACGGTGTCGGCCGTCGCGTTCCTGTACTCGCCGGACACGCAGCCCGCATCGGTCGCGATCCTGAACCTCGACGACGCGGGCCAGATGGGCCCGGCCGCCGCGATGGCCACGCTCGTGCTCGCGACCTCGTCGTTCGCGTGCGTGCTGTTCGCCTGCATCTCGCACCGCCTGCTGCGTCGTACGCAGGCGTGGCGCCATCCGCATCGCCGTTGA
- a CDS encoding amino acid ABC transporter substrate-binding protein, whose product MKFLRSLLVVALLQAVAATSALAADDLSQIKSAGVFRVGTEGTYAPFTYHDETGKLTGFDVDIATAIAQRLGVKPQFVEGKWDGLIAGLDVNRYDAVVNEVSITDARKAKYDFSTPYITSHAVLIVRADNTTIRSFDDLKGKKSANTLTSNFGKLAAAHGADVVPVQGFNESIDLLTSGRVDATINDSLSYLDFRKHKPDAKLKIAATDTSGAGDASGVLLRKGSPALVAAIDKALADIKADGTYAKISQKYFGRDVSQP is encoded by the coding sequence ATGAAATTCCTCCGCTCGCTCCTGGTCGTCGCGCTGCTGCAGGCCGTCGCGGCCACCAGTGCGCTGGCTGCCGACGACCTGTCGCAGATCAAGTCGGCCGGCGTGTTCCGCGTCGGCACCGAAGGCACCTACGCACCGTTCACGTACCACGACGAGACCGGCAAGCTGACGGGCTTCGACGTCGACATCGCGACCGCGATCGCGCAGCGTCTCGGCGTGAAGCCGCAGTTCGTCGAAGGCAAATGGGACGGGCTGATCGCGGGGCTCGACGTGAACCGCTACGACGCGGTCGTCAACGAAGTGTCGATCACCGACGCGCGCAAGGCGAAATACGATTTCTCGACGCCGTACATCACGTCGCACGCGGTGCTGATCGTGCGCGCGGACAACACGACGATCCGCTCGTTCGACGACCTGAAGGGCAAGAAATCCGCGAACACGCTGACCAGCAATTTCGGCAAGCTGGCCGCCGCGCACGGCGCCGACGTGGTGCCCGTGCAGGGCTTCAACGAATCGATCGACCTGCTGACGTCCGGCCGCGTCGATGCGACGATCAACGACTCGCTGTCGTACCTCGATTTCCGCAAGCACAAGCCCGACGCGAAACTGAAGATCGCGGCGACCGACACGAGCGGCGCGGGCGACGCGTCCGGCGTGCTGCTGCGCAAGGGCAGCCCCGCGCTGGTGGCCGCGATCGACAAGGCGCTCGCGGACATCAAGGCGGACGGTACCTACGCGAAGATCTCGCAGAAGTACTTCGGCCGCGACGTGTCGCAGCCGTGA
- the phnY gene encoding phosphonoacetaldehyde dehydrogenase, translating into MNAIAASTDVRTPHREALRIDGEKIYRDAVIEVRNPYDGTLVGTVPKATLDDVRRAFAVARAYRPTLTRHDRAAILRRAADIVRARTAEIAALITAEAGLCLKDSTYEAGRVADVLTFGAGEVLKDDGQIFSCDLTPHGKKRRVYTQRDPLLGVISAITPFNHPMNQVAHKIVPSVATNNRIVVKPSEKVPLSCYRFADILYEAGLPPQMLQVITGDPKEIADELITNPAIDMITFTGGVSIGKSIAARMGYRRAVLELGGNDPIIVMEDADLDEASTLAVSGSYKNSGQRCTAIKRMLVHEAVADRFTELVVEKTRAWSYGNPSDPSVDMGTVIDEAAAKFCEQQVNDAIARGARLLVGNVRDGALYSPTVVDRVTPDMPLVKHETFGPVSPIMRFRDIDEAIRMSNSTDYALSSSVCTNRFDHITRFITELEVGSVNVREVPGYRLELTPFGGVKDSGLGYKEGVQEAMKSFTNTKTYSLPW; encoded by the coding sequence ATGAACGCCATTGCAGCATCGACGGATGTCCGCACGCCTCATCGTGAAGCACTGCGAATCGACGGTGAAAAGATCTACCGCGACGCGGTGATCGAAGTACGCAACCCGTACGACGGCACGCTGGTCGGCACCGTGCCGAAGGCGACGCTCGACGACGTGCGCCGCGCCTTCGCGGTCGCGCGTGCGTACCGGCCGACGCTCACGCGCCACGATCGCGCGGCGATCCTGCGTCGCGCGGCCGACATCGTGCGGGCGCGCACCGCCGAGATCGCGGCGCTGATCACGGCCGAGGCCGGGTTGTGCCTCAAGGATTCGACGTACGAAGCCGGCCGTGTGGCCGACGTGCTGACCTTCGGCGCCGGCGAAGTGCTGAAGGACGACGGGCAGATCTTCTCGTGCGATCTGACGCCGCACGGCAAGAAGCGCCGCGTGTACACGCAGCGCGACCCGCTGCTCGGCGTGATTTCGGCGATCACGCCGTTCAACCACCCGATGAACCAGGTCGCGCACAAGATCGTGCCGTCGGTCGCGACCAATAACCGGATCGTCGTGAAGCCGTCGGAGAAGGTGCCGCTGTCGTGTTATCGCTTCGCGGACATCCTGTACGAAGCCGGCCTGCCGCCGCAGATGCTGCAGGTGATCACCGGCGACCCGAAGGAGATTGCCGACGAGCTGATCACGAACCCGGCGATCGACATGATCACGTTCACCGGCGGCGTGTCGATCGGCAAGTCGATCGCCGCGCGAATGGGCTACCGGCGCGCGGTGCTCGAACTCGGCGGCAACGATCCGATCATCGTGATGGAAGACGCCGATCTCGACGAAGCGAGCACGCTCGCGGTGTCGGGCTCGTACAAGAATTCCGGGCAGCGCTGCACGGCGATCAAGCGGATGCTCGTGCACGAGGCGGTGGCCGATCGCTTCACGGAACTCGTCGTCGAGAAGACGCGCGCCTGGTCGTACGGCAATCCGTCCGATCCGTCGGTCGACATGGGCACCGTGATCGACGAAGCGGCCGCGAAATTCTGCGAGCAGCAGGTGAACGACGCGATCGCGCGCGGGGCGCGGCTGCTGGTCGGCAACGTGCGCGACGGCGCGCTGTATTCGCCGACGGTGGTCGATCGCGTGACCCCCGACATGCCGCTGGTCAAGCATGAAACCTTCGGGCCGGTGTCGCCGATCATGCGCTTTCGCGACATCGACGAAGCGATCCGGATGTCGAACAGCACCGACTACGCGCTGTCGTCGTCGGTGTGCACGAACCGCTTCGACCACATCACGCGCTTCATCACCGAGCTGGAAGTCGGCAGCGTGAACGTGCGTGAGGTGCCCGGCTACCGGCTCGAACTGACGCCGTTCGGCGGCGTGAAGGATTCGGGGCTCGGGTACAAGGAGGGCGTGCAGGAAGCGATGAAGAGCTTCACGAATACCAAGACGTATTCGCTGCCGTGGTAA
- a CDS encoding putative 2-aminoethylphosphonate ABC transporter ATP-binding protein, with translation MAPYLSVERIEKRYNDTQVLTDINLSVMKGEMICFLGPSGCGKTTLLRIIAGLETQNAGHIMQDGRDISRLPPQLRDYGIVFQSYALFPNLTVYDNVAYGLVNRKMKRDAIRERVHTLLALVGLPDSHRKHPGQLSGGQQQRIALARALATSPGLLLLDEPLSALDARVRVRLRQEIRALQQRLGVTTIMVTHDQEEALSMADRIVVMNHGVIEQIGTPLEIYRQPASPFVADFIGRVNTIPAEVARDGTLRAGGVGFDCRHGASRPAQGAAVSVYVRPEDLRIRVPGETADNVLAGRVEKLEFLGAFCRVSFRIDGLDGQEIVADLSYHDVDRTGVQAGARIDLALDREHVRVFPCAKERLQ, from the coding sequence ATGGCACCTTATCTGAGCGTAGAACGCATCGAGAAGCGGTACAACGACACGCAGGTCCTCACCGACATCAACCTGAGCGTGATGAAGGGCGAGATGATCTGTTTCCTCGGGCCGTCCGGCTGCGGGAAGACGACGCTGCTGCGGATCATCGCGGGGCTCGAGACGCAGAACGCCGGCCACATCATGCAGGATGGCCGCGACATCTCGCGGCTGCCGCCGCAACTGCGCGATTACGGCATCGTGTTCCAGTCGTATGCGCTGTTCCCGAACCTCACCGTGTACGACAACGTCGCGTACGGGCTCGTGAACCGCAAGATGAAGCGCGACGCGATCCGCGAGCGCGTGCACACGCTGCTCGCGCTGGTCGGTTTGCCCGACAGCCATCGCAAGCATCCGGGCCAGCTGTCCGGCGGCCAGCAGCAGCGCATCGCGCTGGCGCGTGCGCTCGCCACGTCCCCCGGCCTACTGCTGCTCGACGAACCGCTTTCGGCGCTCGACGCGCGCGTGCGCGTGCGGCTGCGCCAGGAAATCCGCGCGCTGCAGCAACGGCTCGGCGTGACGACGATCATGGTCACGCATGACCAGGAAGAAGCATTGTCGATGGCCGATCGCATCGTCGTGATGAACCACGGCGTGATCGAGCAGATCGGCACCCCGCTCGAAATCTACCGGCAGCCCGCGTCGCCGTTCGTCGCGGACTTCATCGGCCGCGTCAACACGATTCCCGCCGAAGTCGCGCGGGACGGCACGCTGCGCGCGGGCGGCGTCGGCTTCGACTGCCGCCATGGCGCGTCCCGCCCCGCGCAGGGCGCGGCGGTATCGGTCTACGTGCGGCCCGAGGACCTGCGCATCCGCGTGCCGGGCGAGACGGCCGACAACGTGCTGGCCGGCCGCGTCGAGAAGCTCGAATTCCTCGGCGCGTTCTGCCGCGTGAGCTTCCGGATCGACGGGCTCGACGGCCAGGAGATCGTCGCCGACCTGTCGTATCACGACGTCGACCGCACCGGCGTGCAGGCCGGCGCGCGCATCGACCTCGCGCTCGATCGCGAGCATGTCCGCGTGTTCCCGTGCGCGAAGGAGCGACTGCAATGA
- the phnA gene encoding phosphonoacetate hydrolase: MTETPVSVEVNGRRYNWMSRPVVVVCVDGCAYEYLEEAAEAGVAPFLRTLLKPGTALKGECVVPSFTNPNNLSIVTGVPPAIHGISGNYFYDRDTGAEVLMNDPKYLVAPTVLATFADQGARVAVVTAKDKLRRLLGKGLKGICFSSEKADEASVEENGIDHVLELVGKPVPSVYSADLSEFVFAAGVRLLETRPIDLMYLSTTDYVQHKCAPGTPGANAFYAMMDTYLQRLDALGAIVAITADHGMNAKHDDATGEPNVIYLQELFDEWLGHDAARVILPITDPYVVHHGALGSFATVYVPASADTDALRARLAAVDGIEVVLTGAEGCARFELPPARMGDLIVISKQDVVLGTRRIKHDLSGLDVPLRSHGGISEQIVPLIFSKPVATDVTGRARLRNFDIIDIALNHLQ, translated from the coding sequence ATGACTGAAACGCCTGTATCCGTGGAAGTGAACGGCCGCCGCTACAACTGGATGAGCCGGCCCGTGGTGGTCGTCTGCGTCGATGGCTGCGCATACGAATATCTGGAGGAAGCCGCCGAGGCCGGCGTCGCGCCGTTCCTGCGCACGCTGCTGAAGCCCGGCACGGCGCTCAAGGGCGAGTGCGTGGTGCCGAGCTTCACGAATCCGAACAACCTGTCGATTGTCACCGGCGTGCCGCCGGCGATCCACGGGATAAGCGGCAACTACTTCTACGATCGCGACACCGGCGCCGAGGTGCTGATGAACGATCCGAAGTACCTCGTCGCGCCCACCGTGCTCGCGACCTTCGCCGATCAGGGCGCGCGCGTCGCGGTCGTCACCGCGAAGGACAAGCTGCGCCGCCTGCTCGGCAAGGGGCTCAAGGGCATCTGCTTCTCGTCGGAAAAGGCCGATGAAGCGAGCGTCGAGGAAAACGGCATCGACCACGTGCTCGAGCTGGTCGGCAAGCCGGTGCCGAGCGTGTATAGCGCGGACCTGTCGGAATTCGTGTTCGCGGCCGGCGTGCGCCTGCTCGAGACGCGCCCGATCGACCTGATGTACCTGTCGACGACCGACTACGTGCAGCACAAGTGCGCACCGGGCACGCCCGGCGCGAACGCGTTCTACGCGATGATGGACACCTACCTGCAGCGCCTCGACGCACTCGGCGCGATCGTCGCGATCACCGCCGATCACGGGATGAACGCGAAGCACGACGACGCGACCGGCGAGCCGAACGTGATCTACCTGCAGGAGCTGTTCGACGAATGGCTCGGCCACGACGCGGCGCGCGTGATCCTGCCGATCACCGATCCGTACGTCGTGCACCACGGCGCGCTCGGTTCGTTCGCGACCGTCTACGTCCCGGCGTCCGCCGACACCGACGCGCTGCGCGCGCGGCTCGCGGCGGTCGACGGCATCGAGGTCGTGCTGACGGGCGCCGAAGGCTGCGCGCGTTTCGAGCTGCCGCCCGCGCGGATGGGCGACCTGATCGTGATCTCGAAGCAGGACGTCGTGCTCGGCACGCGCCGCATCAAGCACGACCTGTCGGGCCTCGACGTGCCGCTGCGCTCGCACGGCGGGATCTCCGAGCAGATCGTGCCGCTGATCTTCAGCAAGCCGGTCGCGACCGACGTCACGGGCCGCGCGCGGCTGCGCAACTTCGACATCATCGACATCGCGCTCAACCATCTGCAGTGA